Proteins from one Ahaetulla prasina isolate Xishuangbanna chromosome 2, ASM2864084v1, whole genome shotgun sequence genomic window:
- the SMUG1 gene encoding single-strand selective monofunctional uracil DNA glycosylase isoform X4 yields MQRSLVPFGAVQLVRDWLQISGQVFRPACEHPKRPIRGLECPNTEVSGARFWGFFRSVCTKPEKFFQRCFVHNHCPLLFVSQSGRNLTPADLPAAQREQLLQICDDALCEAVKLLGVATVIGVGRFAEQRAHKALSAAGIPVRVEGVMHPSPRNPKANKGWDAIIRAKLEELGLMALIAD; encoded by the coding sequence GTGCCCTTCGGAGCAGTGCAACTTGTTCGAGACTGGCTACAGATAAGCGGGCAGGTGTTTCGACCAGCATGCGAACACCCAAAGAGGCCCATCCGTGGCTTGGAATGCCCCAATACGGAGGTGAGCGGAGCCCGTTTTTGGGGCTTCTTCCGCTCTGTGTGCACCAAGCCTGAAAAGTTCTTCCAACGCTGCTTTGTGCACAACCATTGCCCGCTGCTCTTTGTCAGTCAAAGCGGGCGCAATCTGACACCGGCTGACTTGCCAGCTGCTCAGCGGGAACAGCTTCTTCAGATCTGTGATGATGCCCTGTGTGAAGCTGTGAAATTATTGGGTGTCGCAACAGTCATTGGGGTTGGGCGCTTTGCTGAACAGCGTGCCCACAAGGCTCTGTCAGCCGCTGGTATCCCGGTACGAGTAGAGGGGGTAATGCACCCGTCCCCTCGCAATCCCAAAGCTAACAAAGGCTGGGATGCCATCATCCGAGCAAAACTGGAAGAACTAGGCTTGATGGCTCTCATCGCGGACTAA